Proteins co-encoded in one Chloroflexota bacterium genomic window:
- a CDS encoding MBL fold metallo-hydrolase encodes MLTITFLGTGAALATPARDNTSLAIDDGAEVSLVDASGAPLSRLTRAGIPHERLARVIITHEHVDHTYGLPSLLQSLWLAGRTDPLPLYAPRPTWQALDRLIAAYWPDGFARGFRLDPHVLDGSEDPFVQTPRLAIRAASGQHSVPTIALRFEPASGGTFVYSSDTAPCPTVEACARGAALLAHEATFLTDDRATAGQLGHSTARQAGEVAARAGVRGLALVHFSAQQDGDLATLRNEASVAYRGPIAVPGDGDRLFVD; translated from the coding sequence ATGCTGACCATCACCTTTCTCGGCACCGGCGCCGCCCTGGCCACACCCGCGCGCGACAACACGTCGCTGGCCATCGACGACGGCGCCGAAGTATCCCTCGTCGATGCGTCCGGCGCACCGCTCAGCCGGCTGACTCGTGCGGGCATCCCCCACGAGCGCCTGGCCCGTGTGATTATCACCCACGAGCACGTCGACCACACATATGGGCTGCCATCGCTCTTGCAGAGCCTCTGGCTCGCCGGTCGGACGGACCCGCTGCCCCTCTATGCGCCCCGGCCGACCTGGCAGGCGCTCGACCGCCTCATCGCCGCGTACTGGCCCGACGGGTTCGCGCGCGGGTTCCGACTCGATCCCCACGTGCTCGATGGGAGCGAGGATCCGTTCGTCCAGACGCCGCGGCTCGCCATCCGCGCCGCGTCGGGGCAGCATTCGGTCCCCACGATCGCCCTGCGGTTCGAACCGGCCTCTGGCGGAACCTTCGTCTACTCCTCCGACACTGCGCCGTGCCCGACGGTGGAAGCCTGCGCGCGGGGCGCCGCGCTCCTTGCGCACGAGGCTACGTTCCTGACCGACGATCGAGCCACCGCCGGCCAGCTCGGCCACTCTACGGCGCGCCAGGCTGGAGAGGTGGCGGCGCGCGCCGGTGTACGGGGGCTGGCGCTGGTCCACTTCAGCGCCCAGCAAGACGGCGACCTCGCAACCCTCCGCAATGAGGCGTCGGTCGCCTACCGCGGGCCCATCGCCGTGCCGGGGGACGGAGACCGGCTCTTCGTCGACTGA
- a CDS encoding LLM class flavin-dependent oxidoreductase gives MKLGYFTLTDNPPAYGATRRDPGQLIRDVVEECVEAEQMGFNSCWVPEHHLGLFGVLPSPTMFLSHVAARTKRIKLGPATVLLPCNHPLRVVEEFNLLDVLSDGRAVFSAGRGYDEREYRAYGVPFEQSRELFDEQMAFVMAAWRESPVSFEGKYYSMTDPVVVTPGPVQRPHPEVYIACFSKPSVELAASLCVNTIFAPFAAAMVFGSVQQAAQESKRMAREAGAAEPKVMCSYFTSVAHSANEETAARERLLHYLHGVLPAFPADRSRTPPHIAYFVDIVERLKSMKASDLGDRSIVTGDPERCVEILKRCEEGGIDEVICYFNFGQLSHGDTLKAMERFAKEVMPHFAETAERVTV, from the coding sequence ATGAAGCTCGGGTACTTCACCCTCACGGACAATCCGCCAGCGTACGGGGCAACGCGACGGGACCCCGGGCAGTTAATTCGCGACGTGGTCGAGGAGTGCGTCGAGGCAGAGCAGATGGGCTTCAATAGCTGCTGGGTGCCGGAGCACCATCTCGGCCTCTTCGGCGTCTTGCCCTCGCCCACGATGTTCCTGAGCCACGTGGCGGCGCGGACGAAGCGCATCAAGCTCGGGCCCGCGACCGTCCTCCTCCCCTGCAACCACCCGTTGCGCGTCGTGGAGGAGTTCAACCTCCTGGACGTGCTGAGCGACGGTCGAGCCGTGTTCTCCGCGGGTCGGGGGTACGATGAGCGCGAGTACCGCGCCTACGGAGTGCCCTTCGAGCAGAGCCGTGAGCTGTTCGACGAACAGATGGCTTTCGTGATGGCGGCCTGGCGCGAGTCGCCAGTGTCCTTCGAAGGAAAGTACTACAGCATGACGGACCCGGTCGTGGTGACCCCGGGGCCGGTCCAGCGCCCGCACCCAGAGGTCTACATCGCCTGCTTTTCCAAGCCGTCGGTGGAGCTGGCGGCCAGTCTATGCGTGAACACCATCTTTGCGCCCTTCGCCGCGGCCATGGTCTTCGGCTCCGTGCAGCAGGCGGCGCAGGAGAGTAAGCGCATGGCGCGCGAGGCTGGCGCTGCCGAACCGAAAGTCATGTGCAGCTATTTCACCTCCGTGGCCCACAGCGCCAACGAGGAGACCGCCGCGCGCGAGCGACTGCTCCATTACCTCCACGGCGTGCTGCCGGCATTTCCGGCCGATCGGAGCCGGACGCCTCCCCACATCGCCTACTTCGTCGACATCGTGGAGCGGCTGAAGTCCATGAAGGCGAGCGACCTGGGCGACCGCAGCATCGTGACCGGGGACCCGGAGCGGTGCGTGGAGATCCTGAAGCGGTGCGAAGAGGGCGGCATCGACGAGGTGATCTGCTACTTCAACTTCGGTCAATTGAGCCATGGCGACACACTGAAGGCGATGGAGCGCTTCGCAAAGGAGGTCATGCCGCACTTCGCGGAGACGGCCGAGCGCGTTACCGTTTGA